A window of Paremcibacter congregatus contains these coding sequences:
- a CDS encoding NAD-dependent succinate-semialdehyde dehydrogenase, whose amino-acid sequence MITAIDPTYDTVIREVRPADQDEIERVLSRAEQAYQSWRKTDFSARAEVLNAVAHRLREDRARLTYLMTEEMGKPVKEAYGEIEKAAWCAEHYAAHAESYLSRDEISSDASLSYVQYLPLGPIMGILPWNAPFWLAFRFCAPVLMAGNTCVMKHDPHVPGCAQAIAQLFGDAGAPSAILQNLPLRNEDAESVIRDDRIRGISFTGSDKAGATVAAIAASEIKPAVLELGGSDPNIVLADADLAKAAEIIALSRIINAGQSCIAAKRIIVEAPVHDAFVALLKERLSGYKLGDPREQSTDVGPLARDDLRQGLHRQVQDTIKAGATCLLGGDMPDGPGFFYPVTLLTDVTSDMAAGCEETFGPVAVVMKARDADHAIEIANDTHYGLGAAVWTETSRGEAIAREIIAGQVSVNGIVKTDPRLPSGGVRRSGYGRELGPQGIHEFVNAQQIWIGPAKAS is encoded by the coding sequence ATGATCACAGCCATTGATCCGACATATGATACAGTCATCCGGGAAGTGCGCCCGGCAGATCAGGACGAGATCGAACGTGTCCTGTCCCGGGCCGAACAGGCGTATCAATCATGGCGCAAAACAGATTTCAGCGCCCGGGCGGAGGTTTTGAACGCCGTCGCCCATCGTCTGCGCGAAGACAGGGCCCGTCTGACATATCTTATGACAGAGGAAATGGGGAAACCGGTCAAGGAAGCCTATGGCGAAATCGAAAAGGCCGCCTGGTGCGCCGAACATTATGCCGCTCATGCCGAAAGCTATCTGTCGCGCGATGAAATTTCGTCAGATGCCAGTTTGAGCTATGTCCAGTATCTGCCGCTGGGCCCTATCATGGGCATTTTGCCGTGGAACGCCCCTTTCTGGCTGGCCTTTCGTTTTTGCGCGCCTGTCCTGATGGCGGGCAATACCTGTGTTATGAAACATGACCCTCATGTGCCGGGCTGCGCTCAGGCCATCGCGCAATTGTTCGGAGACGCCGGAGCCCCATCCGCTATTCTGCAAAATCTACCGCTGCGTAACGAGGACGCGGAATCCGTGATCCGGGACGACCGCATTCGCGGCATCTCCTTTACCGGGTCCGACAAGGCAGGAGCCACTGTAGCCGCCATCGCCGCCTCGGAAATCAAGCCTGCGGTACTGGAGCTGGGCGGTTCCGATCCCAATATCGTACTCGCCGATGCCGACCTGGCCAAAGCCGCCGAGATTATCGCTCTGTCGCGCATCATCAATGCCGGGCAATCCTGCATCGCCGCCAAACGGATTATTGTCGAGGCTCCTGTCCATGATGCCTTCGTCGCCTTGTTGAAAGAACGCCTGAGCGGATACAAGCTGGGAGACCCCCGGGAACAGAGTACCGACGTTGGCCCCCTGGCGCGGGATGATCTGCGTCAGGGGCTACACCGTCAGGTTCAGGATACGATCAAGGCGGGCGCCACGTGCCTGCTCGGCGGGGATATGCCCGATGGACCGGGCTTTTTTTACCCCGTCACCCTGTTAACCGATGTGACGTCGGACATGGCCGCCGGATGTGAGGAAACCTTCGGCCCTGTGGCCGTGGTAATGAAAGCCCGGGATGCCGATCATGCAATAGAGATCGCCAATGATACCCACTACGGTCTCGGGGCGGCAGTCTGGACAGAAACAAGCCGGGGCGAGGCCATTGCCCGCGAGATAATTGCCGGTCAGGTTTCTGTCAACGGCATCGTCAAGACCGACCCCCGCCTGCCGTCCGGCGGGGTACGCCGGTCCGGCTATGGTCGAGAACTCGGCCCCCAGGGCATCCACGAATTTGTAAATGCCCAGCAGATCTGGATCGGTCCCGCCAAGGCGTCGTGA
- the ggt gene encoding gamma-glutamyltransferase yields the protein MFSKFTRLVAVLCMVFVQFPAVANDTPIITYQERFIPVIAKNGMVASQERMATEVGVEIMRQGGNAVDAAVAVGFALAVTLPQAGNLAGGGFMMVHLAEENKTIAIDYRELAPRAAHKDVYLDAAGQVDQDRLRFSHQSAGVPGTVAGMVHALEKYGTMELRQVIAPAIRLAEQGFDMPYWLEISLGSRQERLQKDPAAGAAFFHENGRVYAMGERFRQPDLAWSLKQIRDHGRDGFYKGAIADKIVANMEKNNGLITRVDLANYKVVERTPIRGTYKGYEIATMPPPSSGGIHLVQMLNMLEGDNLKGLGHNSAASLHLLIESMRQAYADRSKYLGDPDFFDVPMAELTDKAYAQKLRAMIPADRARTSAEVAPALGPKYESPDTTHYSVMDSAGNVVSNTYTLNYSYGSGIMVPGAGFLLNNEMDDFSAKPGVPNGFGLVGGKANAVEAGKRPLSSMTPTIVFKDGKALLATGSPGGSTIITVVFQTILNMIEFDMNIAAATFAPRLHHQWLPDKTFVEQGVSADTLAILKAMGHNIDAGKRTLGSTQSITRKDGFFYGASDSRRLGALTRGY from the coding sequence ATGTTTTCTAAATTTACCCGTTTGGTTGCCGTACTTTGTATGGTCTTTGTGCAGTTTCCGGCTGTCGCCAACGACACGCCGATCATTACCTATCAGGAAAGATTTATTCCGGTTATCGCCAAGAATGGCATGGTCGCCTCTCAGGAACGGATGGCGACGGAAGTCGGGGTAGAGATCATGCGCCAGGGCGGTAATGCAGTCGATGCCGCCGTGGCCGTCGGTTTTGCATTGGCCGTGACACTGCCGCAGGCCGGGAATCTCGCCGGTGGCGGGTTTATGATGGTGCATCTGGCCGAAGAGAATAAAACCATCGCCATTGACTATCGCGAACTGGCCCCCCGGGCGGCTCATAAGGATGTTTATCTGGATGCGGCGGGACAGGTTGATCAGGATAGACTGCGTTTCAGTCATCAGTCTGCCGGTGTGCCGGGAACCGTGGCCGGTATGGTGCATGCGTTGGAAAAATACGGTACGATGGAATTGCGTCAGGTCATCGCGCCGGCCATCCGTCTTGCGGAACAGGGCTTTGATATGCCTTATTGGTTGGAAATTTCCCTCGGTTCGCGTCAGGAAAGATTACAGAAAGACCCCGCAGCAGGCGCAGCTTTCTTCCATGAAAATGGCCGGGTATATGCGATGGGGGAACGGTTTCGCCAGCCAGATCTGGCCTGGAGCCTGAAGCAAATCCGCGATCATGGCCGGGATGGATTTTATAAAGGCGCCATCGCCGACAAGATCGTTGCCAATATGGAGAAGAATAACGGCCTGATCACCCGGGTGGATTTGGCCAATTACAAGGTTGTGGAACGTACCCCGATCCGCGGAACGTATAAAGGCTATGAGATCGCCACCATGCCGCCCCCATCCTCCGGTGGCATACATCTGGTTCAGATGTTGAACATGCTGGAAGGCGATAATCTGAAAGGCCTTGGTCATAACAGCGCCGCGAGCCTTCATTTGCTGATTGAATCCATGCGTCAGGCCTATGCCGACCGTAGTAAATATCTGGGGGACCCGGATTTCTTCGATGTACCGATGGCGGAACTGACCGACAAGGCCTACGCTCAAAAGCTGCGGGCGATGATCCCGGCTGACCGGGCCCGGACCTCTGCCGAAGTGGCGCCGGCGCTCGGCCCTAAATATGAAAGTCCGGATACAACACATTACTCCGTCATGGACAGTGCGGGCAATGTGGTCAGCAACACCTATACCCTGAATTACAGTTATGGCAGCGGCATAATGGTGCCGGGAGCCGGGTTCCTGCTGAACAATGAAATGGATGATTTCTCCGCCAAGCCGGGGGTGCCAAACGGTTTTGGTCTGGTCGGCGGGAAAGCCAATGCGGTTGAGGCCGGAAAGCGTCCCTTGTCTTCCATGACCCCGACCATCGTCTTTAAGGATGGAAAGGCGTTGCTTGCCACCGGCAGTCCCGGCGGCAGCACCATTATCACTGTCGTTTTTCAAACAATCCTCAATATGATCGAGTTTGACATGAACATTGCCGCGGCGACATTTGCGCCGCGTCTGCATCATCAGTGGCTGCCAGATAAAACCTTCGTTGAACAGGGTGTAAGCGCCGATACTTTGGCGATCCTGAAAGCCATGGGCCATAATATTGATGCCGGAAAACGCACGCTTGGTAGCACGCAATCCATTACCCGGAAAGACGGGTTCTTTTATGGTGCGTCTGACAGCCGGCGGCTTGGCGCCCTAACCCGGGGATATTAA
- a CDS encoding TonB-dependent receptor domain-containing protein encodes MKNTPLSRCLARHLLVGASSLVLLSAAAPALAQDYAQDYTFNIASTSLGKALIRFSEKTDLQVIYVDPEIAKASTRGISGTMSVEDALKQLLAGTSYGYEISGKNVRIFNQTQTPADSTTSQTTGGAGNDAANNGALEEIVTIGTRRKGRTVADSNVPVDVLNASDLAATGLTETNQLLANLLPSFNFPQSAVNDGTDHVRPAQLRGLAPDHTLVLVNGKRRHSSAMLNLNGSAGRGSTSVDLNMIPANAIKRIEVLRDGAAAQYGSDAIAGVINIVLNDAPEGVTMSATYGQHVTTMDGVPQLESVTIGDDGNLVFKTGKDRTRNDGETLTLRGNLGLPIGEEGFFNLSFEYRDRNPTNRSDYDSREIYDRIDGALDPRELTYDRYNTRYGNSAVEDVNVFFNAGVPINDTFETYFSGSIGKRTGESGGFNRLAGNSRNVPEIYPDGFLPLITSDIDDKSLSGGVRGEIAGWDADFSATYGENKFAFGVINSLNTSLGPNSPTEFKAGTLKNSQMTLNAEMNKLLEFGLANPVNVAFGVEYRNEKYKIGAGEVASYIKGDFDGAAGSQVFPGFTPESEVDDGRHSIGAYIEFDADLTERLNVAIAGRFEDYSDFGSTVNGKIATRYELTEELAFRGAVSTGYRAPSLAQQFFTSIATVFVDGVPTETGTFRPSSDVARSLGSPGLDAEKSLNFSAGFIWQPVDGLSVTVDYYNIKIDDRIVLSSNLSGAGVEALLAGTGANRARFFLNGIDSRTQGVDLVANYIMDLEDWGQLTLNAGFNYNNSKVTDVVNPPSQLADIGVEQDNLFDFNEFRRFEKGSPETKLNLSASWFWEQLRLTARTTRYGETHDPSSNPDRYEVLAPAWVTDIDVSYEFTENISVAVGANNVFDVYPEATRDIVTDVTTFSRIFPYSGFTPYGFNGRYLYARLTARY; translated from the coding sequence ATGAAAAATACACCACTTTCCAGATGTTTAGCTCGTCACTTGCTTGTCGGAGCCAGCTCTCTTGTCTTGCTGTCCGCAGCTGCGCCGGCTTTGGCGCAGGATTATGCGCAGGATTATACTTTTAACATTGCCTCAACCAGTCTGGGCAAGGCGCTGATCCGGTTTTCTGAAAAAACCGATCTGCAGGTCATATATGTTGATCCAGAGATCGCCAAGGCCTCGACCCGCGGAATCAGCGGCACAATGTCGGTTGAAGACGCCTTGAAACAATTGTTGGCCGGAACGTCTTACGGTTATGAAATTTCAGGCAAAAATGTCCGCATTTTCAACCAGACCCAAACTCCAGCGGATTCCACAACATCTCAGACCACGGGTGGTGCCGGAAATGACGCCGCCAACAACGGGGCGCTTGAGGAAATCGTGACCATCGGTACCCGCCGCAAGGGCCGTACGGTGGCCGACAGTAATGTGCCGGTGGATGTGTTGAATGCATCCGACCTGGCCGCCACGGGTCTGACGGAAACCAATCAGCTGCTGGCGAACCTGTTGCCAAGCTTCAACTTCCCTCAGTCGGCCGTTAATGATGGGACTGACCATGTGCGTCCGGCGCAATTGCGCGGACTTGCCCCGGACCATACTCTGGTTCTGGTGAATGGCAAGCGGCGGCATTCCAGCGCCATGCTCAATCTGAATGGGTCTGCCGGACGGGGATCAACATCTGTTGACCTGAATATGATCCCGGCCAACGCCATCAAGCGTATTGAAGTGCTGCGGGACGGCGCGGCGGCGCAGTATGGGTCTGATGCGATTGCCGGGGTGATCAATATCGTCCTTAATGACGCACCAGAAGGGGTAACCATGTCGGCCACCTATGGTCAGCATGTCACCACCATGGACGGTGTGCCGCAACTGGAAAGCGTTACCATTGGTGATGATGGAAACCTGGTTTTCAAGACCGGTAAGGACCGGACGCGGAACGACGGGGAAACCCTGACCCTGCGCGGCAATCTTGGGCTGCCGATCGGGGAAGAGGGTTTTTTCAATCTGTCTTTTGAATATCGCGATCGCAATCCGACCAACCGTTCCGATTATGACAGTCGAGAGATTTATGATCGGATAGATGGGGCGCTGGACCCGCGCGAACTGACATATGACCGCTATAATACCCGTTATGGCAATTCAGCGGTGGAAGATGTGAATGTTTTCTTTAATGCCGGTGTGCCGATCAATGACACCTTTGAAACTTATTTCTCCGGCAGTATTGGTAAACGTACCGGTGAATCCGGCGGCTTTAATCGTTTGGCGGGGAACAGCCGCAATGTGCCGGAGATTTATCCGGATGGTTTTTTGCCGTTGATCACGTCTGATATTGATGACAAGTCTCTCTCAGGCGGTGTGCGCGGCGAGATTGCCGGATGGGATGCCGATTTCTCCGCGACTTATGGTGAAAATAAATTCGCGTTTGGCGTTATCAACAGTTTGAATACGTCATTGGGCCCCAACAGCCCAACGGAATTTAAAGCCGGAACGCTCAAGAACAGCCAGATGACATTGAATGCAGAAATGAACAAGCTGCTGGAATTTGGATTGGCAAACCCGGTCAACGTCGCTTTTGGCGTCGAATACCGTAATGAGAAATACAAAATTGGCGCAGGTGAGGTTGCTTCTTATATCAAGGGTGATTTTGACGGAGCGGCAGGCAGTCAGGTTTTTCCCGGATTTACCCCGGAAAGCGAGGTTGATGACGGCCGTCACAGCATCGGCGCTTATATTGAATTTGACGCGGACCTGACGGAACGTTTGAATGTGGCCATTGCCGGGCGCTTTGAGGATTACTCCGATTTTGGCTCCACCGTAAATGGTAAAATCGCCACCCGCTATGAGCTGACAGAAGAACTGGCGTTTCGCGGCGCGGTTTCCACGGGCTACCGGGCGCCGTCTCTCGCTCAGCAGTTTTTCACCTCCATTGCCACGGTTTTTGTCGATGGCGTCCCCACGGAAACAGGTACATTTAGACCGTCCAGCGATGTGGCGCGCTCTTTGGGGTCGCCCGGACTGGATGCGGAAAAGTCCCTTAACTTCAGCGCCGGTTTTATCTGGCAACCGGTTGATGGTCTAAGTGTCACGGTTGATTACTATAACATCAAGATTGATGACCGGATTGTTCTGTCGTCGAATTTGTCGGGAGCCGGGGTTGAGGCGCTTCTGGCGGGAACCGGCGCCAACCGGGCGCGGTTCTTCCTCAACGGGATTGACAGCCGCACCCAGGGGGTCGATCTGGTGGCGAATTATATAATGGATCTTGAGGATTGGGGGCAACTGACCCTGAATGCCGGATTTAACTATAATAACAGCAAAGTAACGGATGTTGTTAATCCACCCTCACAATTGGCGGACATTGGTGTGGAACAGGATAACCTGTTTGATTTCAATGAATTTCGCCGGTTTGAGAAAGGATCGCCGGAAACCAAACTTAATCTTAGCGCGTCCTGGTTCTGGGAACAGCTGCGTCTGACGGCGCGCACGACCCGTTATGGGGAAACCCATGATCCCAGCTCCAATCCGGATCGCTACGAGGTTCTGGCTCCGGCCTGGGTAACGGATATTGATGTCAGCTACGAATTTACAGAAAATATCTCTGTGGCTGTTGGTGCGAATAATGTGTTTGATGTTTATCCGGAAGCAACGCGTGATATTGTTACGGATGTGACAACATTTTCGCGCATATTCCCCTATTCCGGGTTTACGCCATACGGGTTTAACGGGCGTTATCTATATGCCCGATTGACCGCAAGATATTGA
- a CDS encoding FecR family protein, whose protein sequence is MNWFTTQKSSDRPVRPDEVHMWFTLMNSGEVTAEDKAEFAAWRLENPGLYERYKTLEKKWDMAKDVIPPMPPGLAEVEAGSMKYSKVLAALAACLMIFFFVRPTDAPAPSPHTAYQTAISQIDRVNLEDGSRVLLNARSDMKVAMSTLRRDITLNEGEALFSVAHDKHRPFVVKARNGEVQAIGTEFNVDIRNDFVHVVVLEGVVKVTRYDENGENPNVLIARAGEEISYGGAHPGKSEKIALKTVAEPAEAVAWQEGKLIFNGDKLQDVVEEIGRYTNTPISIADESLKELSLYGIFNARDTEGILAAISSALPVTIEHRGEEIILLRKKAVA, encoded by the coding sequence ATGAACTGGTTTACGACACAGAAATCCTCTGACCGTCCGGTGCGTCCGGATGAGGTTCATATGTGGTTCACGCTAATGAATTCCGGGGAAGTGACAGCAGAAGATAAAGCTGAATTCGCAGCGTGGCGTCTTGAAAATCCAGGACTTTATGAACGGTATAAGACGCTTGAAAAAAAGTGGGATATGGCGAAAGACGTTATACCCCCCATGCCGCCCGGGTTGGCAGAGGTCGAAGCGGGTTCGATGAAATATAGCAAGGTATTGGCCGCGCTTGCGGCATGCCTGATGATATTCTTTTTTGTCCGTCCGACGGACGCGCCGGCGCCATCGCCGCATACGGCATATCAAACCGCCATTTCACAGATTGACCGGGTTAATCTGGAAGATGGATCGCGGGTCCTGTTGAACGCCCGTTCAGATATGAAGGTGGCGATGTCGACGTTGCGTCGCGATATTACCCTCAACGAAGGCGAGGCGTTATTTTCTGTGGCCCATGACAAGCATCGCCCCTTTGTCGTTAAGGCGCGCAATGGCGAGGTTCAGGCCATCGGAACCGAATTTAATGTTGACATCAGAAATGACTTTGTTCACGTGGTGGTGTTAGAGGGGGTTGTGAAGGTCACCCGTTATGATGAAAATGGCGAGAATCCGAATGTTTTGATCGCCCGCGCCGGGGAGGAAATATCCTACGGGGGCGCCCATCCGGGGAAGAGTGAAAAAATTGCATTGAAAACGGTTGCAGAACCGGCGGAAGCGGTGGCCTGGCAGGAAGGGAAACTGATTTTCAATGGGGACAAGTTGCAGGATGTCGTTGAAGAGATAGGCCGATACACCAATACACCGATTTCTATAGCCGATGAGAGCCTGAAGGAATTGAGCCTGTACGGCATCTTCAACGCCCGGGATACAGAAGGTATTCTTGCGGCGATTTCAAGTGCCCTGCCGGTGACGATCGAACACCGGGGAGAAGAAATAATTCTTCTGAGGAAAAAGGCCGTCGCCTGA
- a CDS encoding RNA polymerase sigma factor encodes MRSDATPVIKQEKSLVRKQNAGRGAFMSRVVEEYQKGLHRFIYAKVKCQDVAAEITQETFLRIMRLDRPEELEYPQAYLYRVAHNLVIDKQRRDNLKVIDGSVDLDVEACEGTEASPEECLDYKQTHEDFLRAFEELPLRPRQVFYLRRYENLKVSQIAEKLGISTRMVHKHMTNSLAHLELKLKPKDQMRGDGK; translated from the coding sequence ATGAGATCGGATGCCACCCCGGTTATAAAACAGGAAAAAAGCCTCGTTCGCAAACAGAACGCCGGCCGGGGCGCGTTTATGTCCCGGGTGGTAGAGGAGTATCAGAAAGGATTGCACCGCTTCATCTATGCCAAAGTGAAATGTCAGGATGTTGCCGCTGAAATCACACAGGAAACATTTTTACGGATTATGCGTCTCGATCGACCTGAAGAACTGGAATATCCCCAGGCATATCTGTACCGGGTGGCGCATAATCTGGTTATCGACAAGCAGCGCCGGGATAATCTTAAGGTTATTGACGGCTCGGTGGATCTTGATGTTGAGGCCTGCGAAGGCACGGAAGCATCTCCTGAGGAATGTCTCGATTATAAACAAACGCATGAAGATTTCCTGCGGGCCTTTGAGGAATTGCCTTTGCGGCCCCGTCAGGTTTTTTATCTTCGGCGTTATGAAAACCTTAAAGTCTCACAGATTGCCGAGAAACTCGGTATTTCTACACGAATGGTTCATAAACACATGACGAACTCTCTGGCTCATCTGGAGCTGAAATTAAAACCAAAGGATCAAATGCGGGGGGATGGCAAATGA
- a CDS encoding DcaP family trimeric outer membrane transporter, whose protein sequence is MEMNKKRILYRNILLAGAAINIFSPLGAVAATNQELEAKINKLESMLMELKGELNKQGATVAETKEVAEKAEKNSLEMRVGDTKVTLGGYIKADFTASKYSRGELGPQNLGRDFYIPGLIPVGSGPGESGFDSDLGAKETRFNIKTNTNVNGHDLTTFIEMDFLTGPGGNERVTNSYNPRVRHAFVKYDNFLAGQTWSTFQDVGALAENLDFIGPAEGTTFVRQTQFRYTSGGLQISIENPETTVTPYGGGGRIVTDDGALPDFVVRYNSKADWGHIGVAGIMRSLKFNNGVINDSTLGWGVSLSGKLKVGAKDDFRFMATGGKGLGRYLAINTANGAVVNADGELEAIGSYAGFVSYRHFWNTEFRSNLTLSAFKADNDVALTGTGVTKDVYSVHANLLYSPIPKITFGGEYMYAKRSIESGLDGDMHRLQFSAKYAF, encoded by the coding sequence ATGGAAATGAACAAAAAACGAATTTTATATCGGAATATTCTTCTTGCTGGGGCCGCCATTAATATATTTTCTCCATTGGGCGCTGTCGCAGCGACCAATCAGGAACTGGAAGCTAAAATCAACAAACTGGAATCCATGTTGATGGAACTGAAGGGGGAATTGAACAAGCAGGGCGCGACGGTGGCAGAGACAAAAGAGGTCGCGGAAAAAGCAGAAAAGAACAGTCTGGAAATGCGGGTTGGCGATACGAAGGTTACTTTGGGAGGATACATCAAAGCCGATTTCACAGCATCCAAATATTCCCGCGGGGAACTCGGGCCGCAAAATCTGGGACGGGACTTTTATATTCCCGGTTTGATCCCGGTTGGCTCAGGACCCGGGGAAAGCGGTTTCGACAGTGACCTTGGGGCGAAAGAAACCCGTTTCAACATCAAGACCAACACCAACGTCAATGGTCATGATCTGACCACCTTTATCGAAATGGATTTCCTCACCGGGCCGGGGGGGAATGAACGGGTGACCAACAGCTATAACCCACGGGTGCGTCATGCTTTTGTGAAATATGACAATTTCCTGGCCGGACAGACCTGGTCCACATTTCAGGACGTAGGGGCGCTGGCCGAGAATCTGGACTTTATTGGGCCGGCGGAAGGTACGACGTTCGTTCGCCAGACCCAGTTCAGATATACGTCCGGTGGCTTGCAGATATCCATTGAAAATCCGGAAACCACGGTTACGCCCTATGGGGGCGGAGGACGGATTGTCACAGATGACGGGGCCCTGCCTGATTTTGTGGTCAGATATAATTCCAAAGCCGATTGGGGACACATTGGTGTTGCCGGGATCATGCGCAGCCTGAAATTCAATAACGGGGTGATTAACGACAGCACACTTGGCTGGGGGGTTAGTTTGTCCGGGAAACTGAAGGTTGGCGCCAAAGATGACTTCCGTTTCATGGCCACGGGCGGCAAGGGACTGGGGCGGTATCTCGCGATCAATACAGCGAATGGCGCGGTGGTGAATGCCGACGGAGAGCTGGAGGCCATAGGCTCCTATGCCGGGTTTGTTTCCTATCGCCATTTCTGGAACACAGAATTCCGGTCCAACCTGACCCTGTCGGCCTTCAAGGCGGATAATGATGTTGCTCTTACCGGCACCGGCGTGACCAAGGATGTCTACAGTGTACACGCCAACCTGTTATACTCACCGATCCCGAAAATCACGTTTGGGGGGGAATATATGTACGCCAAACGAAGCATTGAGAGCGGTCTTGACGGCGATATGCATCGGTTGCAGTTTTCTGCGAAATACGCTTTCTGA
- the acs gene encoding acetate--CoA ligase: MDVKTYPVPESYAAAAHIDEEKYNDLYAQSLADPEEFWGAVGHRLDWMTPYTSVKDVSFAKEDLHINWYKDGTLNASVNCIDRHLPDRADQTAIIFEGDEPSSSLHITYQTLYEKVCRFANILRARGVKKGDRVTIYMPMIQQAVYAMLACARIGAVHSVVFGGFSPDALAGRIKDCDSHVVITADQGIRGGRAVPLKANVDEALNHEGTDVDTVIVVRHSGARVQMQEGRDIWYQDEAEKYPAECEPEEMNAEDPLFILYTSGSTGTPKGVLHTTGGYLVYASLTHELVFDYKDGEVYWCTADVGWVTGHSYIVYGPLANGATTLVFEGVPTYPDASRFWQVCDKHQVNIFYTAPTALRALMGSGDDYVTACDLSSLRILGTVGEPINPEAWNWYHRVVGKETCPIVDTWWQTETGGMMITPLPGATALKPGSATKPFFGIQPQLVDSEGVVLEGPAEGNLVIADSWPGQMRTVYGDHDRFIMTYFSTYDGKYFTGDGCRRDEDGYYWITGRVDDVINVSGHRMGTAEVESALVAHELVAEAAVVGYPHDIKGQGIYAYVTLMAEIEGSDDLRADLKKWIRHEIGPIAQPDKIQFAQGLPKTRSGKIMRRILRKVAANEHDSLGDISTLADPSVVKDIIQNRRNR, translated from the coding sequence ATGGACGTAAAAACCTACCCTGTTCCGGAATCCTATGCGGCGGCAGCCCATATTGACGAGGAAAAATACAATGATCTCTATGCCCAGTCATTGGCCGATCCTGAAGAATTCTGGGGCGCCGTTGGACACCGCCTCGACTGGATGACCCCTTATACCTCTGTCAAGGATGTCTCTTTCGCCAAAGAAGATTTGCATATCAATTGGTATAAAGACGGCACCCTGAACGCCAGTGTCAACTGTATTGACCGGCATTTACCTGACCGGGCGGATCAAACGGCCATCATCTTCGAAGGCGACGAGCCTTCTTCCTCACTTCATATTACATATCAGACCCTGTACGAAAAAGTCTGTCGTTTCGCCAATATCCTGCGCGCCCGCGGCGTGAAAAAAGGCGACCGGGTAACGATCTACATGCCAATGATCCAGCAAGCTGTCTATGCCATGCTGGCCTGCGCCCGCATCGGCGCCGTCCATTCCGTGGTCTTCGGCGGCTTCTCCCCCGACGCACTCGCCGGCCGTATCAAGGACTGCGACAGTCATGTAGTCATCACCGCCGACCAGGGCATCCGCGGCGGCCGTGCCGTGCCGTTAAAAGCCAATGTGGATGAAGCTCTCAACCATGAAGGCACCGACGTGGATACGGTTATCGTTGTCCGCCATTCCGGCGCCCGGGTTCAGATGCAGGAAGGCCGGGATATCTGGTATCAGGATGAGGCGGAAAAATACCCCGCCGAATGTGAACCAGAAGAAATGAATGCCGAAGATCCCCTGTTTATCCTCTACACCTCTGGTTCTACCGGCACCCCAAAAGGGGTTCTCCATACTACGGGAGGGTATCTCGTGTATGCGTCTCTCACCCATGAACTGGTGTTTGATTATAAGGACGGTGAGGTTTATTGGTGCACCGCCGATGTTGGCTGGGTCACCGGCCACAGTTATATCGTTTACGGGCCTCTGGCCAACGGTGCAACGACCCTGGTGTTCGAAGGCGTGCCCACTTATCCCGACGCCTCCCGTTTCTGGCAGGTTTGTGACAAGCACCAAGTCAATATTTTCTATACCGCGCCGACAGCCCTGCGCGCCCTGATGGGTTCCGGAGACGACTATGTCACGGCTTGCGACCTCAGTTCCCTGCGGATCCTCGGCACGGTAGGGGAACCGATCAACCCGGAAGCCTGGAACTGGTATCACAGGGTTGTGGGCAAGGAAACCTGCCCGATCGTCGACACCTGGTGGCAAACCGAAACAGGCGGCATGATGATCACGCCCCTGCCGGGGGCAACGGCTCTCAAACCAGGCTCAGCAACAAAACCTTTCTTTGGTATCCAGCCGCAACTGGTGGACAGCGAGGGCGTCGTGCTTGAAGGCCCGGCAGAGGGCAATCTGGTCATTGCCGACAGCTGGCCCGGGCAGATGCGCACGGTTTACGGCGACCATGACCGTTTTATCATGACCTACTTTTCCACCTATGACGGCAAGTATTTCACCGGAGACGGCTGCCGCCGCGATGAAGACGGCTATTACTGGATCACCGGACGGGTGGATGACGTGATCAATGTGTCCGGACATCGTATGGGCACCGCAGAAGTGGAAAGCGCGCTCGTAGCCCATGAACTGGTGGCCGAAGCCGCCGTGGTCGGCTATCCCCACGACATCAAGGGACAGGGCATCTACGCCTATGTCACCCTGATGGCAGAAATCGAAGGGTCCGATGACCTGCGGGCGGACCTGAAGAAATGGATCCGCCATGAAATTGGTCCTATCGCCCAACCGGACAAAATCCAGTTTGCCCAGGGCCTGCCCAAAACACGCTCGGGCAAGATCATGCGGCGTATCCTGCGCAAGGTAGCGGCCAATGAACATGACAGTCTGGGGGATATATCGACCCTTGCCGACCCGTCCGTGGTCAAAGATATTATACAAAACAGACGGAACCGGTAA